From the genome of Triticum aestivum cultivar Chinese Spring chromosome 3B, IWGSC CS RefSeq v2.1, whole genome shotgun sequence, one region includes:
- the LOC123069032 gene encoding gibberellin 3-beta-dioxygenase 2-3 produces MPTPAHLSKDPHYFDFRAARRVPETHAWPGLHDHPVVDGSGAGGDPDAVPVVDMRDPFAAEAVGLAAQDWGAFLLVGHGVPLDLLARVEAAIAGMFALPASEKMRAVRRPGDSCGYGSPPISSFFSKCMWSEGYTFSPANLRSDLRKLWPKAGHDYRHFCAVMEEFHREMRALADKLLELFLVALGLTGEQVAAVESEQKIAETMTATMHLNWYPKCPDPKRALGLIAHTDSGFFTFVLQSLVPGLQLFRHGPDRWVTVPAVPGAMVVNVGDLFQILTNGRFHSVYHRAVVNRESDRISLGYFLGPPAHVKVAPLREALAGTPAAYRAVTWPEYMGVRKKAFTTGASALKMVAISTDDAANDTDDLILS; encoded by the exons ATGCCGACGCCGGCGCACCTGAGCAAGGACCCGCACTACTTCGACTTCCGGGCGGCGCGGCGGGTGCCGGAGACGCACGCGTGGCCCGGGCTGCACGACCACCCCGTGGTGGACGGCAGCGGCGCGGGCGGAGATCCGGACGCGGTGCCGGTGGTGGACATGCGCGACCCGTtcgcggcggaggcggtggggttGGCGGCGCAGGACTGGGGCGCCTTCCTCCTGGTGGGCCATGGCGTCCCGTTGGACCTCCTGGCGCGCGTGGAGGCCGCGATCGCGGGCATGTTCGCGCTGCCGGCGTCGGAGAAGATGCGCGCCGTGCGGCGGCCCGGCGACTCGTGCGGCTACGGGTCGCCGCccatctcctccttcttctccaagTGCATGTGGTCCGAGGGCTACACCTTCTCCCCGGCCAACCTCCGCTCCGACCTCCGCAAGCTCTGGCCCAAGGCAGGCCACGACTACCGCCACTTCTG CGCCGTGATGGAGGAGTTCCACAGGGAGATGCGCGCGCTGGCTGACAAGCTGCTGGAGCTTTTCCTCGTGGCCCTCGGGCTCACCGGCGAGCAGGTCGCCGCCGTCGAGTCCGAGCAGAAGATCGCCGAGACCATGACCGCCACAATGCACCTCAACTG GTACCCCAAGTGCCCGGACCCGAAGCGGGCGCTGGGCCTGATCGCGCACACGGACTCGGGCTTCTTCACCTTCGTGCTGCAGAGCCTGGTGCCAGGGCTGCAGCTGTTCCGGCACGGCCCCGACCGGTGGGTGACGGTGCCGGCCGTGCCGGGGGCCATGGTCGTCAACGTCGGCGACCTCTTCCAGATCCTCACCAACGGCCGCTTCCACAGCGTCTACCACCGCGCCGTCGTCAACCGCGAGAGCGACCGGATATCGCTCGGGTACTTCCTCGGCCCGCCCGCCCACGTCAAGGTGGCGCCGCTCAGGGAGGCCCTGGCCGGCAcgcccgccgcctaccgcgccgTCACGTGGCCCGAGTACATGGGTGTGCGCAAGAAGGCCTTCACCACCGGGGCCTCCGCGCTCAAGATGGTCGCCATCTCCACCGATGATGCCGCCAACGACACAGACGACCTGATCTTGTCGTAG